One Papaver somniferum cultivar HN1 chromosome 10, ASM357369v1, whole genome shotgun sequence genomic window carries:
- the LOC113315109 gene encoding DDRGK domain-containing protein 1-like — translation MSLENKQKEEEEQKKREMLEKERKEEDARKNRELLEQHKREEEEKQRSLEIQQREQEEREAYRQQVWNRYDIKKLVKLNSFTTIYRGLGVNVPPWLNIEQVRKLYKTISLEWHPDKTFNLPVREQDETAVKLRVLNRVKYRLYDPDILP, via the exons ATGTCGCTGGAGAACAAACAAAAAGAGGAAGAGGAACAAAAAAAGCGTGAAATGctggaaaaagaaagaaaggaagaGGACGCACGAAAAAATCGTGAATTACTGGAGCAACAtaaaagagaagaggaagaaaaacagCGTTCTCTGGAAATACAACAAAGGGAACAAGAAGAACGTGAAGCGTATCGTCAACAGGTTTGGAATCGGTATGACATCAAAAAGCTGGTTAAATTGAATAGTTTCACCACTATATATCGGGGATTGGGGGTGAATGTACCACCATGGCTCAATATAGAACAA GTTAGGAAACTTTACAAAACAATATCCCTCGAGTGGCATCCTGATAAAACCTTCAACTTGCCAGTACGGGAACAAGATGAAACAGCAGTGAAACTACGGGTTCTTAATCGTGTGAAATACAGATTGTATGACCCAGATATTCTCCCTTGA